A window of the Arachis duranensis cultivar V14167 chromosome 5, aradu.V14167.gnm2.J7QH, whole genome shotgun sequence genome harbors these coding sequences:
- the LOC110280967 gene encoding uncharacterized protein LOC110280967 isoform X1, giving the protein MNCYHRILNLSMRQELEFDLNDKSSADLSPNTVLLSPQYSLNVKKIYKKGKAIGKDEFLKLKEDFAQIKFAQLHNSSYNKFPCRSHGLESNVGGRGGSILKKMDTMEGRKKIEISCRSSDASFSGSIVDSLCSSDDEPSEISQNSNVASPSVSASWASMECNSPEIFIDFINPDVWDRNSSAVEGIDSMYSKVRSDNKVACSTINGDSPLPKDTFEALHKYPSAMVEVADFPSPLQSDCSSRGNPKPPFSPVGKRRNSFAKSKSPQSPVSHMLEDTKVKLPGTTTLTRNRTYQKSLLNDFSNAAKHADIVSEFIRRDIKYSGLACSPVHLHGNLRLKIKQGLPTFEFKVKCPEDVFVAKPWRAGNTSNWVYTFHSINSRKKSDASGLKSHDCDKYPSIVAQMLVSCNLCSKLEGGVLDNSMVTEFVLYDLMHSRRSVSCKKKSNTEQDASKMLKACRVGAKGETLMVDEKSLASKNKLPTSNVDFDESNSCPLSSAELHPNLEIASIRLQIPLDKRKSLKYKREDMREANSFSKLSDVSSVVEHCRKSFHNRKMQEQVKVVLPTGIHGLPSGENLGPSSLLDRWKHGGGCDCGGWDMACPLILLGNPSIHFAEDQPLIKDYQPLQLFLQGAKENTPTFSMSRVEEGEYAVDFHARLSPLQAFSVCVAILHGTSTCSLARREKNQPLSQCNSLEMLMREEAELFMQSKEKNKTMSKTHKGIPLPYVTMPPFSPVARV; this is encoded by the exons ATGAATTGTTATCACAG GATCCTAAATTTATCAATGAGACAAGAGTTGGAGTTCGATCTCAACGACAAGTCTTCAGCGGATCTGAGCCCCAATACCGTTCTTCTATCTCCTCAATATTCTTTGAATGTgaagaaaatatacaaaaaaggAAAAGCTATTGGGAAAGATGAGTTTTTGAAACTAAAAGAGGACTTTGCCCAGATCAAATTTGCTCAACTCCACAATTCTTCGTACAACAAATTTCCCTGTAGATCTCATGGATTGGAAAGTAATGTAGGAGGGAGAGGAGGCTCCATTCTAAAGAAAATGGACACCATGGAGGGAAGGAAAAAGATAGAAATTTCATGTCGGAGTAGTGATGCCTCTTTTTCAGGTAGCATTGTTGATTCTTTATGTAGCTCAGATGATGAACCTTCTGAAATATCTCAGAATTCGAATGTGGCTTCACCATCTGTTTCGGCATCCTGGGCTTCTATGGAGTGCAACTCTCCAGAAATATTTATTGACTTCATAAATCCAGATGTTTGGGATAGAAACTCTAGTGCAGTTGAAGGGATAGATTCTATGTATTCAAAGGTAAGAAGTGATAATAAGGTTGCTTGTTCTACAATTAATGGTGATTCTCCTCTTCCCAAAGACACATTTGAGGCATTGCACAAATACCCTAGTGCTATGGTTGAAGTTGCTGACTTTCCATCTCCACTACAAAGTGATTGCTCATCTAGAGGTAACCCAAAACCGCCATTCAGCCCTGTCGGTAAAAGGCGGAATTCATTTGCGAAATCAAAATCTCCGCAAAGTCCAGTCAGCCATATGCTAGAAGATACTAAGGTGAAATTGCCTGGGACTACTACTTTAACAAGAAACAGGACTTACCAGAAATCTCTGCTGAATGACTTCTCCAATGCCGCAAAACATGCTGACATTGTTTCTGAGTTTATCAGAAGAGATATTAAGTATTCCGGCCTAGCATGTTCACCGGTTCATCTGCACGGTAATCTGAGGTTGAAAATTAAGCAAGGGCTGCCAACTTTTGAGTTTAAGGTGAAATGCCCTGAAGATGTCTTTGTAGCAAAGCCTTGGAGAGCAGGTAATACTTCCAACTGGGTATATACCTTCCATTCCATCAATAGTAGAAAGAAAAGCGATGCCTCGGGTTTGAAGTCCCATGATTGTGACAAATATCCATCAATAGTAGCACAGATGTTAGTTTCATGTAATTTATGTTCAAAATTAGAAGGTGGGGTATTGGACAACTCTATGGTGACAGAATTTGTGTTGTATGATCTAATGCACTCAAGAAGAAGTGTTTCATGTAAAAAGAAGTCTAACACTGAGCAAGATGCTTCTAAAATGCTAAAAGCTTGCCGGGTAGGAGCAAAGGGAGAAACTCTCATGGTAGATGAGAAGAGTCTGGCTAGTAAAAACAAGCTTCCAACAAGCAatgttgattttgatgaatcaaattCATGTCCATTGTCATCTGCAGAATTGCATCCGAACCTTGAAATTGCTTCTATTCGTTTGCAAATTCCATTGGATAAGAGAAAAAGCTTGAAATACAAAAGAGAGGATATGAGAGAGGCTAACTCGTTTTCCAAACTAAGTGATGTCTCTTCAGTTGTTGAGCACTGTAGAAAAAGCTTCCACAACAGGAAAATGCAGGAACAAGTGAAGGTGGTACTACCAACTGGCATTCATGGTTTGCCGAGTGGCGAAAACCTTGGTCCCTCATCATTACTTGATCGATGGAAACATGGTGGAGGTTGCGACTGTGGTGGCTGGGACATGGCCTGTCCCCTTATTCTTTTAGGCAATCCTAGTATTCATTTTGCTGAAGACCAGCCCCTCATAAAGGATTATCAACCACTGCAACTTTTTCTTCAG GGAGCCAAGGAAAATACTCCTACCTTTAGCATGAGCAGAGTTGAAGAGGGTGAATATGCAGTTGATTTCCATGCCCGGTTATCCCCGTTACAAGCCTTCTCCGTTTGTGTCGCCATTTTGCATGGCACTTCCACTTGCAGCCTTGCACGGAGGGAGAAAAACCAGCCATTATCTCAATGTAATTCACTGGAAATGCTTATGAGGGAGGAAGCAGAGCTTTTTATGCAATCAAAGGAGAAGAACAAGACCATGTCCAAGACTCACAAAGGGATTCCTCTACCTTATGTAACGATGCCACCCTTTTCTCCTGTTGCACGAGTATAA
- the LOC110280967 gene encoding uncharacterized protein LOC110280967 isoform X2: protein MRQELEFDLNDKSSADLSPNTVLLSPQYSLNVKKIYKKGKAIGKDEFLKLKEDFAQIKFAQLHNSSYNKFPCRSHGLESNVGGRGGSILKKMDTMEGRKKIEISCRSSDASFSGSIVDSLCSSDDEPSEISQNSNVASPSVSASWASMECNSPEIFIDFINPDVWDRNSSAVEGIDSMYSKVRSDNKVACSTINGDSPLPKDTFEALHKYPSAMVEVADFPSPLQSDCSSRGNPKPPFSPVGKRRNSFAKSKSPQSPVSHMLEDTKVKLPGTTTLTRNRTYQKSLLNDFSNAAKHADIVSEFIRRDIKYSGLACSPVHLHGNLRLKIKQGLPTFEFKVKCPEDVFVAKPWRAGNTSNWVYTFHSINSRKKSDASGLKSHDCDKYPSIVAQMLVSCNLCSKLEGGVLDNSMVTEFVLYDLMHSRRSVSCKKKSNTEQDASKMLKACRVGAKGETLMVDEKSLASKNKLPTSNVDFDESNSCPLSSAELHPNLEIASIRLQIPLDKRKSLKYKREDMREANSFSKLSDVSSVVEHCRKSFHNRKMQEQVKVVLPTGIHGLPSGENLGPSSLLDRWKHGGGCDCGGWDMACPLILLGNPSIHFAEDQPLIKDYQPLQLFLQGAKENTPTFSMSRVEEGEYAVDFHARLSPLQAFSVCVAILHGTSTCSLARREKNQPLSQCNSLEMLMREEAELFMQSKEKNKTMSKTHKGIPLPYVTMPPFSPVARV from the exons ATGAGACAAGAGTTGGAGTTCGATCTCAACGACAAGTCTTCAGCGGATCTGAGCCCCAATACCGTTCTTCTATCTCCTCAATATTCTTTGAATGTgaagaaaatatacaaaaaaggAAAAGCTATTGGGAAAGATGAGTTTTTGAAACTAAAAGAGGACTTTGCCCAGATCAAATTTGCTCAACTCCACAATTCTTCGTACAACAAATTTCCCTGTAGATCTCATGGATTGGAAAGTAATGTAGGAGGGAGAGGAGGCTCCATTCTAAAGAAAATGGACACCATGGAGGGAAGGAAAAAGATAGAAATTTCATGTCGGAGTAGTGATGCCTCTTTTTCAGGTAGCATTGTTGATTCTTTATGTAGCTCAGATGATGAACCTTCTGAAATATCTCAGAATTCGAATGTGGCTTCACCATCTGTTTCGGCATCCTGGGCTTCTATGGAGTGCAACTCTCCAGAAATATTTATTGACTTCATAAATCCAGATGTTTGGGATAGAAACTCTAGTGCAGTTGAAGGGATAGATTCTATGTATTCAAAGGTAAGAAGTGATAATAAGGTTGCTTGTTCTACAATTAATGGTGATTCTCCTCTTCCCAAAGACACATTTGAGGCATTGCACAAATACCCTAGTGCTATGGTTGAAGTTGCTGACTTTCCATCTCCACTACAAAGTGATTGCTCATCTAGAGGTAACCCAAAACCGCCATTCAGCCCTGTCGGTAAAAGGCGGAATTCATTTGCGAAATCAAAATCTCCGCAAAGTCCAGTCAGCCATATGCTAGAAGATACTAAGGTGAAATTGCCTGGGACTACTACTTTAACAAGAAACAGGACTTACCAGAAATCTCTGCTGAATGACTTCTCCAATGCCGCAAAACATGCTGACATTGTTTCTGAGTTTATCAGAAGAGATATTAAGTATTCCGGCCTAGCATGTTCACCGGTTCATCTGCACGGTAATCTGAGGTTGAAAATTAAGCAAGGGCTGCCAACTTTTGAGTTTAAGGTGAAATGCCCTGAAGATGTCTTTGTAGCAAAGCCTTGGAGAGCAGGTAATACTTCCAACTGGGTATATACCTTCCATTCCATCAATAGTAGAAAGAAAAGCGATGCCTCGGGTTTGAAGTCCCATGATTGTGACAAATATCCATCAATAGTAGCACAGATGTTAGTTTCATGTAATTTATGTTCAAAATTAGAAGGTGGGGTATTGGACAACTCTATGGTGACAGAATTTGTGTTGTATGATCTAATGCACTCAAGAAGAAGTGTTTCATGTAAAAAGAAGTCTAACACTGAGCAAGATGCTTCTAAAATGCTAAAAGCTTGCCGGGTAGGAGCAAAGGGAGAAACTCTCATGGTAGATGAGAAGAGTCTGGCTAGTAAAAACAAGCTTCCAACAAGCAatgttgattttgatgaatcaaattCATGTCCATTGTCATCTGCAGAATTGCATCCGAACCTTGAAATTGCTTCTATTCGTTTGCAAATTCCATTGGATAAGAGAAAAAGCTTGAAATACAAAAGAGAGGATATGAGAGAGGCTAACTCGTTTTCCAAACTAAGTGATGTCTCTTCAGTTGTTGAGCACTGTAGAAAAAGCTTCCACAACAGGAAAATGCAGGAACAAGTGAAGGTGGTACTACCAACTGGCATTCATGGTTTGCCGAGTGGCGAAAACCTTGGTCCCTCATCATTACTTGATCGATGGAAACATGGTGGAGGTTGCGACTGTGGTGGCTGGGACATGGCCTGTCCCCTTATTCTTTTAGGCAATCCTAGTATTCATTTTGCTGAAGACCAGCCCCTCATAAAGGATTATCAACCACTGCAACTTTTTCTTCAG GGAGCCAAGGAAAATACTCCTACCTTTAGCATGAGCAGAGTTGAAGAGGGTGAATATGCAGTTGATTTCCATGCCCGGTTATCCCCGTTACAAGCCTTCTCCGTTTGTGTCGCCATTTTGCATGGCACTTCCACTTGCAGCCTTGCACGGAGGGAGAAAAACCAGCCATTATCTCAATGTAATTCACTGGAAATGCTTATGAGGGAGGAAGCAGAGCTTTTTATGCAATCAAAGGAGAAGAACAAGACCATGTCCAAGACTCACAAAGGGATTCCTCTACCTTATGTAACGATGCCACCCTTTTCTCCTGTTGCACGAGTATAA
- the LOC107488130 gene encoding transcription factor EGL1-like: MVPEKVKKQLALAVRSIQWSYAIFWSSSPTQPGVLSWGEGYYNGDIKTRKTSQVAEHNSDQIISLQRSEQLRELYSSLADSKSCSQTKRPSAALSPEDLTDTEWFYLVCMSFVFNIGQGLPGRSLAYGQPIWLCNAHSADNGVFCRSLLAKSASIQTVVCFPFLDGVIELGTTDPVSEDYSLIQVIRNSFLDILETNLPNNPGANLNTRNKEECGVACEGFDHNAYGLKLTPEVIGYELINITSPTTSSNALQANQQTDGRTMFPTEFSNYFHNSRNSSDCLSENHCAQDLQQCNDNPRTTLVNLGSDDKHYQRLLSALPIRPDDDRLIMRVHLRNFRGESSFAIWKQLGSMDCQRSRRGGTPQNLLKKVLFEVPLMHMDGLLESQEKIGSKDRMRLSEVDDVGMNHALSERKRRAKLNERFLTLRSMVPTISKDDKVSILDDAMEYLRKLEEKVRKLEAEKDVTDLDGIVSTRTSQDMVEKASDNNSNKNSKSVSNKRRACEAAGDEEMNNSEIDVGIYVSESEVVIEMKCPWREGLLLETVEALSSLHLDCHSLQSSKSHGTLYLTIKSKFRGANNVAPVKRIRRTLQKAAMKS; this comes from the exons ATGGTGCCGGAGAAGGTGAAGAAACAGCTTGCTTTAGCTGTGAGAAGCATTCAATGGAGCTATGCAATCTTTTGGTCTAGCTCACCTACCCAACCAGG GGTGTTGAGCTGGGGTGAAGGTTATTACAATGGAGACATCAAAACTAGAAAGACAAGCCAAGTGGCAGAACATAACTCTGATCAAATAATAAGCTTACAGAGAAGTGAGCAGCTGCGAGAGCTATACTCGTCCCTTGCAGACTCGAAATCCTGCTCGCAGACGAAAAGGCCATCGGCGGCACTGTCCCCTGAAGATCTCACAGATACTGAGTGGTTCTACTTGGTTTGCATGTCCTTTGTGTTCAACATTGGCCAAGG TTTACCTGGAAGATCATTGGCATATGGTCAGCCTATTTGGTTGTGCAATGCTCATTCTGCTGATAATGGTGTTTTCTGTCGCTCATTACTTGCTAAG AGTGCATCCATTCAG ACAGTGGTGTGCTTTCCCTTTCTGGATGGGGTTATTGAGCTAGGTACAACTGATCCG GTCTCCGAAGACTATAGTCTTATTCAAGTGATAAGGAATTCTTTCTTGGATATTCTTGAAACCAACCTTCCAAATAATCCAGGAGCTAATTTGAACACAAGAAACAAGGAAGAATGTGGTGTTGCATGTGAAGGATTTGACCATAATGCTTATGGTCTTAAACTAACCCCAGAAGTAATAGGATATGAACTAATCAACATAACTTCTCCTACTACTAGTTCAAATGCATTACAAGCCAACCAACAAACAGATGGAAGAACAATGTTTCCAACTGAATTCAGCAACTATTTCCATAACTCCAGGAATTCTAGTGATTGTTTGTCCGAAAATCATTGTGCACAGGACCTTCAACAATGCAATGATAACCCAAGAACAACCTTGGTGAATCTCGGAAGCGACGATAAGCATTATCAGAGGCTACTCTCTGCCCTTCCAATACGCCCTGATGATGACCGGTTAATCATGAGAGTGCATCTTCGAAATTTTCGTGGGGAATCAAGCTTTGCCATTTGGAAGCAACTAGGATCAATGGATTGTCAAAGATCAAGAAGAGGAGGAACACCACAAAACTTGTTAAAGAAGGTATTGTTTGAAGTTCCTCTGATGCACATGGACGGATTGCTTGAGTCTCAAGAAAAGATCGGTTCCAAAGACAGAATGAGATTATCAGAGGTAGATGATGTTGGCATGAACCATGCTTTGtcagaaagaaagagaagagcaAAACTAAACGAAAGGTTTTTAACTCTAAGATCAATGGTTCCTACAATTAGTAAG GATGACAAGGTTTCAATATTAGATGATGCCATGGAATACCTTAGAAAACTTGAGGAAAAGGTAAGGAAGTTAGAAGCTGAAAAGGATGTAACAGATTTGGATGGTATAGTAAGTACAAGAACATCTCAGGATATGGTGGAGAAGGCTTCTGATAACAATAGCAACAAGAATTCGAAATCGGTGTCAAACAAGAGGAGGGCTTGTGAGGCTGCTGGTGATGAAGAGATGAACAATTCAGAGATTGATGTTGGAATCTATGTGAGTGAGAGTGAAGTTGTGATTGAAATGAAGTGTCCTTGGAGAGAAGGACTTCTGCTGGAAACTGTGGAAGCACTTAGCAGCCTCCATTTAGATTGTCATTCACTTCAGTCATCAAAATCTCATGGGACTCTCTATCTCACAATTAAATCTAAG TTCAGAGGAGCAAATAATGTTGCACCAGTAAAAAGGATTAGACGCACACTCCAAAAAGCGGCTATGAAGAGTTGA
- the LOC107488266 gene encoding signal peptide peptidase-like 2, with protein MAVEKFLPVAAFLALILLLRHAPSVIAGDIVHDDDSTPKKPGCENQFVLVKVQTWVNDKEDDEFVGVGARFGTTIVSKEKNAKHTRLILSDPRDCCNPPKNKIAGDVIMVDRGNCTFTKKAKTAQTANASAILIINNQKELYKMVCEPDETDLNIHIPAVMLPRDAGARLEEMLTSASSVSVQLYSPRRPAVDVAEVFLWLLAVLTILCASYWSAWRVREAADEHNKLLKDASDEVPDTINTGVSRVVNMNMKAAVLFVVLASCFLFMIYKLMSPWFIDILVVLFCIGGIEGLQTCLVALLSRWFKHAAKTYIKIPFFGAISYLTLAVSPFCITFAVLWAVYRTHSFGWIGQDILGIALIITVLQIVHVPNLKVGTVLLSCAFIYDLFWVFVSAKFFQQSVMIVVARADGSGEDGIPMLLKFPRIFDPWGGYSIIGFGDILLPGMLVAFSLRYDWLANKNIRNGYFLWAIFAYGFGLLVTYVALNLMDGHGQPALLYIVPFTLGTLLTLGRKRGDLQVLWTRGEPERPCPHIRLQHSGEVSPE; from the exons ATGGCTGTGGAGAAGTTTTTACCGGTAGCTGCTTTTCTAGCTTTAATACTGCTTCTCCGTCACGCTCCTTCTGTCATTGCTGGGGACATAGTTCACGATGACGATTCTACCCCCAAGAAGCCCGGTTGCGAGAACCAGTTCGTTCTG GTGAAAGTGCAGACATGGGTCAATGACAAAGAGGATGATGAATTTGTTGGTGTGGGGGCTAGATTTGGCACAACCATTGTGTCCAAGGAGAAGAATGCTAAGCACACTCGCCTTATTCTTTCAGATCCCCGAGATTGTTGCAATCCTCCAAAGAATAAG ATTGCGGGAGATGTCATCATGGTGGATCGAGGGAACTGCACCTTCACAAAGAAAGCAAAAACTGCACAAACTGCTAATGCTTCAGCTATCCTTATCATAAATAACCAAAAGG AACTTTACAAGATGGTATGCGAACCAGATGAAACTGATTTGAACATACACATACCCGCTGTCATGCTCCCACGAGATGCAGGTGCAAGGCTCGAAGAAATGTTGACGAGTGCTTCATCTG TGTCTGTCCAGCTATATTCACCACGTCGACCAGCTGTTGATGTAGCAGAAGTATTTCTTTGGCTACTAGCAGTTCTTACCATATTGTGTGCATCATATTGGTCAGCATGGAGGGTCCGAGAAGCAGCTGATGAACACAACAAGCTGTTAAAG GATGCTTCAGATGAAGTCCCAGACACTATAAACACAGGTGTTAGCAGAGTTGTAAACATGAATATGAAGGCTGCAGTCCTTTTTGTTGTGCTAGCTTCATGTTTCCTGTTTATGATTTACAAATTGATGTCGCCATggttcattgatattttggttgttctcttctgtattggtGGGATTGAG GGCTTGCAAACTTGCTTGGTTGCTCTTTTGTCAAG GTGGTTCAAGCATGCTGCCAAGACATACATTAAAATACCTTTCTTTGGAGCTATCTCATACCTGACTTTGGCTGTTTCTCCATTTTGTATAACCTTTGCGGTTCTCTGGGCAGTTTATCGCACTCACTCGTTTGGGTGGATTGGTCAAGATATACTT GGAATTGCACTGATAATAACAGTTCTGCAGATTGTACATGTACCTAATCTCAAG GTGGGTACGGTTCTTCTGAGTTGTGCCTTCATTTATGACCTCTTTTGGGTGTTTGTCTCGGCGAAGTTTTTCCAGCAAAGCGTGATGATCGTG GTAGCCCGAGCTGATGGAAGTGGTGAAGATGGTATCCCAATGTTACTGAAATTTCCCCGTATCTTTGATCCATGGGGTGGTTACAGCATTATAGGTTTTGGAGACATACTTTTACCAGGAATGCTGGTAGCATTCTCACTCAG ATATGATTGGCTGGCGAACAAGAACATAAGAAATGGGTACTTCTTGTGGGCAATATTTGCATATGGCTTTG GTCTTCTAGTTACATATGTGGCACTAAATTTGATGGATGGACATGGCCAGCCAgcactattatacattgttccATTTACCCTTG GGACTTTGCTGACATTAGGGCGAAAGCGAGGAGATCTGCAGGTTTTATGGACAAGAGGAGAACCAGAAAGACCCTGTCCACATATCAGACTCCAGCATAGTGGAGAAGTAAGCCCTGAATGA
- the LOC107488267 gene encoding probable aquaporin PIP1-2, giving the protein MEREEDVKVGANKFSERHALGTGAESEKPEYKEAPPAPLFEPGELKSWSFYRAGIAEFVATFLFLYITILTVMGVNRSPSKCSSVGIQGIAWSFGGMIFALVYCTAGISGGHINPAVTFGLFLARKLSLTRAVFYMVMQCLGAICGAGVVKGFEGNARFEMYKGGANMVNHGYSKGDGLGAEIVGTFVLVYTVFSATDAKRNARDSHVPILAATIPITGTGINPARSLGAAIIFNRDHAWNDQWIFWVGPFVGAALAAVYHQIVIRAIPFKSRP; this is encoded by the exons atggaGAGGGAAGAAGATGTGAAAGTTGGAGCAAACAAATTCTCAGAGAGGCATGCACTGGGAACAGGAGCAGAGAGTGAGAAGCCGGAATACAAGGAGGCACCACCAGCACCATTGTTTGAGCCTGGTGAGCTCAAGTCATGGTCCTTCTACAGAGCCGGAATAGCTGAGTTTGTGGCCACATTCTTGTTCCTCTATATCACCATCTTAACCGTCATGGGAGTGAACAGATCTCCCTCCAAGTGCTCCTCCGTTGGCATTCAGGGCATTGCTTGGTCTTTCGGCGGCATGATCTTCGCCCTTGTTTACTGCACTGCTGGAATCTCCGGCGGACACATAAACCCGGCGGTGACCTTCGGGTTGTTTCTGGCAAGGAAGCTTTCACTGACAAGGGCAGTGTTCTACATGGTGATGCAGTGTCTTGGAGCCATTTGCGGCGCTGGTGTGGTGAAGGGGTTCGAAGGGAATGCGAGGTTTGAGATGTATAAAGGTGGAGCTAATATGGTTAACCATGGATACAGCAAAGGTGATGGGCTTGGTGCTGAGATTGTTGGTACCTTTGTTCTTGTTTACACTGTATTCTCTGCTACTGATGCTAAAAGAAACGCAAGAGACTCACATGTTCCCATTTTGGCGGCAACCATTCCTATCACTGGAACTGGGATTAACCCAGCTAGGAGCCTTGGTGCTGCCATCATCTTCAACAGAGACCATGCATGGAATGATCAA TGGATTTTCTGGGTTGGGCCTTTCGTTGGAGCTGCTCTTGCTGCCGTGTACCACCAGATAGTCATCCGAGCTATTCCTTTCAAGTCAAGGCCTTAA